Proteins from a single region of Rhodospirillales bacterium:
- a CDS encoding YbdD/YjiX family protein, producing the protein MHDIIPQRRKPRQPITQRLQRLWKAAGRTAHLMIGVPDYDVYVEHCRRHHPDRPPMDRQAFFRNRLDARYGGANGGRCC; encoded by the coding sequence ATGCATGATATCATTCCACAGCGCCGCAAGCCCCGGCAGCCCATCACACAACGCCTGCAACGCCTGTGGAAGGCCGCGGGGCGAACAGCCCATCTGATGATCGGAGTGCCGGATTACGACGTCTACGTCGAGCACTGCCGGCGGCATCACCCCGATCGTCCGCCGATGGACCGGCAGGCGTTCTTCCGCAATCGTCTTGACGCCCGCTATGGCGGCGCCAACGGCGGACGCTGCTGCTGA
- a CDS encoding sirohydrochlorin chelatase, whose translation MICGHGSRSNAAVDEFHTLAQHLRQRMPACDVESGFLEFARPVIRDGLEALKARGAKRIVCLPGMLFAAGHVKNDLPAEINAFAAENPQISLTFGRELAIETKLLRASAARIAAAEAACERQIPRKDTLLMVVGRGTNDPDANSNVSKVARMLWEGMGFGWTEVCYSGVAYPLVDEGLRHAVKLGYRRIIVFPYFLFTGILVDRIYTHADACQETHPQIEIVKAEYLNDHPLVIDTFVERLDEALNGANQMNCLLCKYREQVLGYEKDQGAPQMGHHFHVVGIGTDADHGHHHHDHGPGHDAHHHGHGHGHGHGHDHAHSHTHANHSRDHLDDDKVSPVKG comes from the coding sequence ATGATTTGCGGCCACGGCAGCCGCTCCAACGCCGCCGTCGATGAATTCCATACGCTGGCACAACACCTGCGGCAACGTATGCCGGCCTGCGATGTCGAAAGTGGCTTTCTCGAATTTGCCCGGCCGGTGATCCGCGACGGCTTGGAGGCCCTCAAGGCTCGGGGGGCCAAACGCATCGTCTGCCTGCCCGGCATGCTCTTCGCCGCCGGTCACGTCAAGAACGACCTGCCAGCGGAGATCAACGCGTTCGCCGCGGAAAATCCGCAGATCAGCCTGACCTTCGGGCGCGAACTTGCGATCGAAACCAAGCTTCTGCGCGCATCGGCCGCCCGCATCGCGGCCGCCGAAGCCGCGTGCGAACGCCAGATCCCGCGCAAGGACACGCTGCTGATGGTCGTCGGCCGGGGGACGAACGATCCCGACGCCAACTCCAACGTTTCCAAGGTCGCCCGGATGCTGTGGGAGGGCATGGGTTTCGGCTGGACTGAGGTTTGCTATTCCGGCGTTGCCTATCCGCTGGTCGACGAGGGCCTGCGCCACGCGGTCAAGCTCGGCTACCGGCGGATCATCGTCTTTCCCTATTTCCTGTTCACCGGCATTCTCGTCGATCGCATCTACACGCATGCCGATGCCTGCCAGGAGACGCATCCGCAGATCGAGATCGTCAAGGCGGAGTATCTCAACGATCACCCGCTGGTCATCGATACGTTCGTCGAGCGGCTGGACGAGGCCCTCAACGGCGCCAATCAGATGAACTGCCTGCTGTGCAAGTACCGCGAGCAGGTCCTCGGCTACGAGAAAGACCAGGGCGCGCCGCAGATGGGACACCATTTCCACGTCGTCGGCATTGGCACCGACGCCGATCATGGCCACCATCATCATGATCACGGACCAGGACACGACGCGCACCATCATGGTCATGGTCATGGTCATGGTCATGGTCATGACCACGCCCACAGCCACACGCACGCGAACCATTCCCGAGACCATCTCGACGACGACAAGGTCAGTCCCGTGAAAGGCTGA